A region of Streptomyces sp. WMMC500 DNA encodes the following proteins:
- a CDS encoding heavy metal translocating P-type ATPase: protein MTTTTPGRTAEVELAIGGMTCASCAARIEKKLNRMEGVEATVNYATEKAKVTFADDVAVDDLIATVERTGYTAAPPAPAAPGAGVGPEDGAGGQGPPDELRTLRQRLFGSLALSVPVIAMAMVPALQFEYWQWLSLTLAAPVVVWGAWPFHRAALTNARHGAATMDTLISVGTTAAFLWSLWALFFGTAGEPGMTHPFELTIARGDGSGNIYLEAAAGVTTFILAGRYFETRSKRKAGAALRALMELGAKEVAVLRDGREERVPVDRLAVGDRFVVRPGEKIATDGTVVDGTSAVDASMLTGESVPVEVTVGDAVTGATVNAGGRLVVAATRVGSDTQLARMARLVEDAQNGKAAVQRLADRISGIFVPVVIALSLGTLGFWLGTGDGISAAFTAAVAVLIIACPCALGLATPTALMVGTGRGAQLGILIKGPEVLESTRKVDTVVLDKTGTVTTGTMTLHAVHTATGADTAAGADGADGADGADGADGADGADGADGADGADGADEETVLRLAGALEHASEHPIAQAVAAAAADRVGTLPVPEDFANVPGLGVQGVVEGHAVLVGRQQLLAEWAITLPPELAAAKERSEQAGRTAIAVAWDGEARALLEVADAVKPTSAQAIGRLRDLGLTPILLTGDNTAVAKTVAAEVGIDEVIAEVLPEDKVEAVRRLQAEGRTVAMVGDGVNDAAALAQADLGLAIGTGTDAAIEAADLTLVTGDLRAAPDAIRLARSTLSTIRTNLAWAFGYNTAALPLAAAGLLNPMLAGAAMAFSSVSVVANSLRLRRFRPLG, encoded by the coding sequence ATGACCACCACCACGCCGGGCAGGACCGCCGAGGTCGAACTCGCGATCGGCGGCATGACCTGCGCCTCCTGCGCCGCACGGATCGAGAAGAAGCTCAACCGCATGGAGGGCGTCGAGGCCACCGTCAACTACGCCACCGAGAAGGCCAAGGTCACCTTCGCGGACGACGTGGCCGTCGACGACCTGATCGCCACCGTCGAACGTACCGGCTACACCGCCGCACCCCCCGCCCCCGCCGCGCCGGGCGCGGGCGTCGGCCCGGAGGACGGGGCGGGCGGGCAGGGCCCGCCCGACGAGCTGCGGACGCTGCGGCAGCGGCTCTTCGGCTCCCTGGCGCTGTCGGTGCCGGTGATCGCGATGGCGATGGTCCCCGCCCTGCAGTTCGAGTACTGGCAGTGGCTCTCGCTCACGCTGGCCGCGCCGGTGGTGGTCTGGGGTGCCTGGCCGTTCCACAGGGCCGCCCTGACCAATGCCCGGCACGGCGCCGCCACCATGGACACGCTGATCTCGGTCGGCACGACCGCGGCGTTCCTGTGGTCGCTGTGGGCGCTGTTCTTCGGCACCGCGGGCGAGCCCGGCATGACCCACCCCTTCGAGCTGACCATCGCCCGCGGCGACGGCTCCGGCAACATCTACCTCGAAGCCGCGGCCGGTGTGACGACGTTCATCCTCGCCGGGCGGTACTTCGAGACCAGGTCCAAGCGGAAGGCGGGCGCCGCGCTGCGCGCGCTGATGGAGCTGGGCGCCAAGGAGGTCGCGGTGCTGCGGGACGGCCGCGAGGAGCGGGTGCCCGTGGACCGGCTCGCGGTCGGCGACCGCTTCGTGGTCCGGCCCGGGGAGAAGATCGCCACCGACGGCACCGTCGTCGACGGCACCTCCGCCGTGGACGCCTCCATGCTCACCGGCGAGTCCGTCCCGGTGGAGGTCACCGTGGGCGACGCCGTCACCGGCGCCACCGTCAACGCCGGCGGCCGGCTGGTCGTGGCGGCCACCCGGGTCGGCTCGGACACGCAACTGGCCCGGATGGCCCGCCTGGTCGAGGACGCCCAGAACGGCAAGGCCGCCGTGCAGCGGCTCGCCGACCGGATCTCCGGCATATTCGTCCCCGTCGTCATCGCCCTGTCCCTGGGCACCCTGGGCTTCTGGCTCGGCACGGGCGACGGGATCTCCGCCGCGTTCACCGCCGCGGTCGCCGTGCTGATCATCGCCTGCCCGTGCGCCCTCGGGCTGGCCACCCCGACCGCCCTCATGGTCGGCACCGGCCGCGGCGCGCAGCTCGGCATCCTCATCAAGGGCCCCGAGGTGCTGGAGTCGACGCGCAAGGTCGACACCGTCGTCCTGGACAAGACCGGCACCGTGACCACCGGCACCATGACCCTGCACGCCGTGCACACCGCAACCGGCGCGGACACCGCAGCCGGCGCGGACGGCGCGGACGGCGCGGACGGCGCGGACGGCGCGGACGGCGCGGACGGCGCGGACGGCGCGGACGGCGCGGACGGCGCGGACGGCGCGGACGAGGAGACGGTGCTGAGGCTGGCGGGCGCGCTGGAGCACGCCTCGGAGCACCCCATCGCGCAGGCGGTGGCCGCGGCGGCGGCCGACCGCGTCGGCACGCTCCCGGTGCCCGAGGACTTCGCCAACGTGCCCGGGCTCGGCGTCCAGGGCGTCGTCGAAGGACACGCGGTCCTCGTCGGCCGGCAGCAGCTCCTCGCGGAGTGGGCGATCACGCTGCCCCCCGAACTCGCCGCGGCCAAGGAGCGGTCGGAGCAGGCCGGGCGCACCGCGATCGCCGTCGCCTGGGACGGCGAGGCCCGCGCCCTGCTGGAGGTCGCCGACGCGGTCAAGCCCACCAGCGCGCAGGCCATCGGCCGGCTGCGGGACCTGGGGCTGACCCCGATCCTGCTCACCGGCGACAACACGGCCGTCGCGAAGACCGTCGCCGCCGAGGTCGGCATCGACGAGGTCATCGCCGAAGTCCTCCCCGAGGACAAGGTCGAGGCCGTCAGGCGGCTCCAGGCCGAGGGCCGCACGGTCGCGATGGTCGGGGACGGCGTCAACGACGCCGCCGCCCTCGCCCAGGCCGACCTGGGCCTGGCCATCGGCACCGGCACCGACGCCGCCATCGAGGCCGCCGACCTCACCCTGGTCACCGGCGACCTGCGGGCCGCACCGGACGCCATCCGGCTCGCCCGCTCCACCCTGTCCACCATCAGGACCAACCTCGCCTGGGCGTTCGGCTACAACACCGCCGCCCTCCCGCTCGCCGCCGCGGGCCTGCTCAACCCGATGCTCGCGGGCGCGGCGATGGCCTTCTCCTCCGTCTCGGTGGTCGCCAACAGCCTCCGGCTGCGGCGCTTCCGGCCGCTGGGCTGA
- the ddaH gene encoding dimethylargininase: MRSRKALVRRPGPRLAEGLVTHIARTPVDADRALAQWRSYVAALELHGWETVEVEPADDCPDAVFVEDTVVMYKNVALVTRPGADSRKPETGGVEAAVSLMRCSVNRVREPGTLDGGDVLKVGDTIYVGRGGRTNADGVRQLRACFEPLGARVVAVPVTKVLHLKSGITALPDGTFATHPGLVDDPSLFPGRIEVPEAAGAHVILLGGGALLMAASAPRTAALYEELGYTPVPVDISEFEKLEGSVTCLSVRMRGLYA, from the coding sequence ATGCGCAGCAGGAAAGCTCTCGTCCGCCGCCCCGGACCGCGTCTCGCCGAGGGCCTGGTCACGCACATCGCACGCACCCCCGTCGACGCGGACCGGGCCCTCGCCCAGTGGCGGTCCTACGTGGCCGCCCTCGAACTGCACGGCTGGGAGACCGTCGAGGTCGAGCCCGCCGACGACTGCCCGGACGCCGTCTTCGTCGAGGACACGGTGGTGATGTACAAGAACGTCGCCCTCGTCACCCGCCCCGGCGCCGACTCCCGCAAGCCGGAGACCGGCGGCGTCGAGGCGGCCGTGAGCCTCATGCGCTGCTCCGTGAACCGCGTCCGCGAGCCCGGCACGCTCGACGGCGGCGACGTGCTCAAGGTCGGTGACACGATCTACGTGGGCCGCGGCGGGCGTACCAACGCCGACGGCGTCCGGCAGCTCCGCGCCTGCTTCGAACCGCTCGGGGCCCGCGTCGTGGCCGTCCCCGTCACCAAGGTGCTGCACCTGAAGTCCGGCATCACGGCCCTGCCCGACGGCACCTTCGCCACCCACCCCGGTCTTGTCGACGACCCGTCGCTCTTCCCCGGCCGCATCGAGGTGCCGGAGGCCGCCGGGGCGCACGTCATCCTGCTCGGCGGCGGCGCGCTGCTGATGGCGGCGAGCGCACCCCGGACCGCCGCGCTCTACGAGGAGCTGGGCTATACGCCGGTGCCGGTGGACATCAGCGAGTTCGAGAAGCTCGAAGGCTCGGTGACGTGCCTGTCGGTACGGATGCGCGGCCTGTACGCCTGA
- a CDS encoding BTAD domain-containing putative transcriptional regulator, translating into MRYRVLGRLDVCSGTRWIPLNAAKQRALLAHLLINAGRFVPADALIAELWGDDVPDSAAKSLQVYVHRLRRALGGEPETLHTRPGGYELAVEPDGTDAARFTTLAAAGRAELADRRPAAAVESLTEALGLWRGPAFADVPATDAVRAEAARLEECRLTAWEDLADAKLAVGRHPELAAELGALLAQHPLREPLWGRLMLALHRSGRRSDALRTYARARRTLADELGVEPGAQLQEVHAAVLAGGPEPAPRHEVAGRPAYCQLPARIPDFVGRREQLVQVLRWLGRPEGVADRGVPRLDAWQVDARHPAPRTVLVTGVAGAGKSTFAVHAAHLLRDAFPDGQLHADLRTAAGHPADTGDVLASLLKTLGMTGAGIPESVEERARRYRAELADRRVLVVLDNAGSERQIRPLLPGTGDSAVLVTSRAALAGLEGALRVGLGLLSDAEALELLARAAGDDRTRRDPEVAARIAAQCGNLPLALRIAGARLATRRHLSLPRLADALADERRRLDELVAGDLEVRASVTLGYAALDPAAQRAFRLLGLLDVPAVPGWVVAALLGDAPGGTPRAGTAPAGTPRGGSAHGTPRADPAALAERSLDALVDNHLVEVHAPDPAAEPRYRLHDLLRLYARERAHAQEPPAERAAALRRVHTAYLDLARRADDALSSGFSGRVQAPAPGHSPPAAEAARVAAEPLAWLEAERTTLRALVRQAADAGEAGTAWRLAAALAAYFESSAHFDDWRETHRTALAAATAAGDRLGVAVLHRNLGELETVQDHYGEAVVAFKRSLKEFAALDRPRAVPRAKPGDRPRDPARDGRQDGGGHHPAESAAAAGLGVLLRLRGQYAQAAACLRRGIERARAGGNVRSEAYARCGLGTVHLECGEPGAARREFDHALALAQQDGYRHGEASAERNLGLADLAAGRVHAAAARMLRSCELAVESGDRVGEVHALQWLGHLTDVAGEPARAERMLDDSLAAYRRFGERFGEALTLRAQADLLLHAHRPAEAKATARQALSIWRHLDTPYWTSRTLDVLAAAHAAAGGAGGEVAAARVRRQASALRASVGLPAALRAPVAAGRRLGGHLTPAPDLSPALRTPRGPLRVGAESR; encoded by the coding sequence ATGCGCTATCGGGTCCTCGGCAGGCTCGACGTCTGCAGCGGCACGCGGTGGATCCCGCTGAACGCCGCGAAGCAGCGCGCCCTGCTCGCCCATCTGCTCATCAACGCGGGCCGGTTCGTCCCCGCCGACGCGCTCATCGCCGAGCTGTGGGGCGACGACGTACCGGACTCCGCCGCCAAGTCCCTGCAGGTGTACGTGCACCGGCTGCGCCGCGCCCTGGGCGGCGAACCGGAGACGCTGCACACCCGCCCAGGCGGCTACGAGCTGGCCGTCGAGCCCGACGGCACCGACGCCGCCCGCTTCACGACCCTGGCCGCCGCCGGGCGCGCGGAGCTGGCCGACCGGCGGCCCGCCGCGGCCGTGGAGTCGCTGACGGAGGCGCTGGGGCTGTGGCGCGGCCCGGCGTTCGCGGACGTGCCGGCCACCGATGCCGTACGGGCCGAGGCCGCGCGCCTGGAGGAGTGCCGGCTGACGGCCTGGGAGGACCTGGCCGACGCGAAGCTGGCCGTGGGCCGGCACCCGGAACTGGCCGCGGAGCTGGGCGCGCTGCTGGCGCAGCACCCGCTGCGGGAGCCGCTGTGGGGCCGGCTGATGCTGGCGCTGCACCGCTCGGGGCGGCGCTCGGACGCGCTGCGCACGTACGCGCGGGCCCGCCGGACGCTGGCGGACGAGCTGGGCGTGGAGCCGGGGGCGCAGTTGCAGGAGGTGCACGCGGCGGTGCTGGCGGGCGGTCCCGAGCCGGCGCCGCGGCACGAGGTCGCGGGCCGGCCGGCGTACTGCCAGCTTCCGGCGCGTATCCCGGACTTCGTGGGGCGGCGGGAGCAGTTGGTGCAGGTGCTGCGGTGGCTGGGGCGGCCGGAGGGGGTGGCGGATCGCGGGGTTCCGCGCCTGGACGCGTGGCAGGTCGACGCGCGTCACCCGGCGCCGCGCACCGTCCTCGTCACCGGCGTCGCGGGCGCCGGCAAGTCCACGTTCGCGGTGCACGCCGCGCATCTGCTCCGCGACGCCTTCCCCGACGGCCAGTTGCACGCCGACCTGCGGACCGCGGCGGGGCACCCGGCCGACACCGGCGACGTCCTGGCCTCCCTGCTCAAGACCCTCGGCATGACCGGCGCCGGCATCCCCGAGAGCGTGGAGGAGCGGGCCCGGCGCTACCGCGCGGAACTCGCCGACCGCCGCGTGCTCGTCGTCCTCGACAACGCCGGCTCCGAGCGGCAGATACGCCCCCTGCTGCCCGGCACCGGCGACAGCGCCGTGCTCGTCACCAGCCGCGCCGCCCTCGCCGGGCTCGAAGGGGCGCTGCGCGTCGGCCTGGGCCTGCTCAGCGACGCGGAGGCGCTGGAGCTGCTGGCGCGGGCGGCCGGCGACGACCGTACGCGCCGCGACCCGGAGGTCGCCGCGCGGATCGCGGCGCAGTGCGGCAACCTGCCGCTCGCGCTGCGCATCGCGGGCGCCCGGCTGGCGACCCGGCGGCACCTGTCGCTGCCGCGCCTGGCGGACGCCCTGGCCGACGAGCGGCGGCGGCTGGACGAGCTGGTCGCGGGCGACCTGGAGGTACGGGCCAGCGTCACCCTCGGCTACGCGGCTCTCGACCCCGCGGCGCAGCGGGCGTTCCGGCTCCTCGGCCTGCTGGACGTGCCGGCGGTGCCCGGCTGGGTGGTCGCCGCGCTCCTCGGCGACGCACCGGGCGGTACGCCCCGGGCCGGCACGGCCCCAGCCGGCACACCCCGGGGCGGTAGCGCCCACGGCACGCCCCGGGCCGACCCGGCGGCCCTCGCCGAGCGGTCCCTCGACGCGCTCGTCGACAACCACCTCGTCGAGGTCCACGCCCCCGACCCCGCCGCCGAACCCCGCTACCGCCTCCACGACCTCCTGCGCCTCTACGCCCGCGAACGCGCCCACGCCCAGGAGCCGCCCGCCGAACGCGCCGCCGCGCTCCGCCGCGTGCACACCGCCTACCTCGACCTGGCCCGCCGCGCCGACGACGCCCTGTCCTCCGGCTTCTCCGGCCGCGTCCAGGCGCCCGCCCCCGGCCACAGCCCCCCGGCCGCGGAGGCGGCCCGGGTCGCGGCGGAGCCGCTGGCCTGGCTGGAGGCAGAACGGACCACGCTGCGCGCCCTCGTCCGCCAGGCGGCCGACGCCGGTGAGGCCGGCACCGCGTGGCGGCTCGCCGCGGCGCTGGCGGCGTACTTCGAGTCGTCCGCGCACTTCGACGACTGGCGCGAGACGCACCGCACGGCGCTGGCGGCGGCCACCGCGGCCGGCGACCGGCTCGGCGTGGCCGTCCTGCACCGCAACCTGGGCGAGCTGGAGACCGTGCAGGACCACTACGGCGAGGCGGTGGTGGCGTTCAAGCGGTCACTGAAGGAGTTCGCGGCGCTGGACCGCCCGCGCGCGGTCCCCCGCGCGAAGCCCGGCGACCGCCCCCGCGACCCGGCCCGGGACGGCCGCCAGGACGGCGGCGGCCACCACCCCGCCGAGTCCGCCGCGGCGGCGGGCCTCGGCGTGCTGCTCCGGCTGCGCGGGCAGTACGCGCAGGCCGCCGCCTGTCTGCGCCGCGGCATCGAACGTGCCAGGGCGGGCGGCAACGTGCGGTCCGAGGCGTACGCGCGCTGCGGCCTCGGCACCGTCCATCTGGAGTGCGGCGAACCGGGCGCCGCCCGGCGCGAGTTCGACCACGCGCTGGCCCTGGCGCAGCAGGACGGCTACCGGCACGGCGAGGCGTCCGCGGAGCGCAACCTCGGGCTCGCGGACCTCGCCGCCGGCCGCGTGCACGCCGCCGCGGCGCGGATGCTGCGGAGCTGCGAGCTGGCGGTGGAGAGCGGCGACCGGGTGGGCGAGGTGCACGCGCTGCAGTGGCTCGGGCACCTGACGGACGTGGCCGGGGAGCCGGCGCGGGCGGAGCGGATGCTCGACGACAGCCTCGCCGCGTACCGGAGGTTCGGCGAGCGGTTCGGCGAGGCGCTGACGCTGCGCGCGCAGGCGGATCTGCTGCTGCACGCGCACCGCCCGGCGGAGGCCAAGGCGACGGCGCGGCAGGCGCTGTCGATCTGGCGGCACCTCGACACCCCGTACTGGACGTCGCGCACGCTCGACGTGCTCGCCGCCGCGCACGCCGCCGCGGGCGGCGCGGGGGGCGAGGTGGCCGCCGCCCGGGTACGTCGTCAGGCCTCGGCTCTACGCGCGTCAGTCGGCCTGCCCGCGGCCCTCCGCGCGCCGGTCGCGGCCGGCCGCCGCCTCGGCGGCCACCTCACCCCGGCCCCGGACCTCTCCCCCGCCCTCCGCACGCCGCGGGGCCCGCTGCGCGTGGGGGCGGAGAGCCGCTGA
- a CDS encoding NmrA family NAD(P)-binding protein, with amino-acid sequence MAGATGSLGSLIVKNLLERGAAVRALVRQSSRDKLAAHPNLTLCVGDLADGADTLQRHVDGVEVVVSAVQGGPEVIIDGQRELLRAAERGGVHRMIPSDFSVNLFGYGYGINVLSDLRRVFADAFATSTVARTSVAIGAFPEYFLGPVHEVLDPAAGTFSVWGDGMRPIDITTIPDTAAFTAAIALDPKTAGREVHVVGQQLSMLELRNEIDAASGRRWELVRRGSLDELRAEIARRQFTASSVVEYVALQYQVAMFDGTASLRDVRNTDYPDVIPTSVAAYLAGRGAAHFAVSQAAQHRGEWPTAV; translated from the coding sequence GTGGCGGGCGCGACCGGAAGCCTCGGCAGCCTGATCGTGAAGAACCTTCTGGAGCGCGGCGCGGCCGTACGCGCGCTGGTCCGTCAGTCCTCAAGGGACAAGCTGGCGGCACACCCGAATCTGACGCTGTGCGTCGGCGACCTGGCAGACGGTGCCGACACACTGCAGCGGCACGTCGACGGTGTGGAGGTCGTGGTGTCCGCAGTCCAGGGCGGGCCGGAGGTGATCATCGATGGGCAGCGGGAGCTGCTGCGCGCAGCGGAGCGGGGCGGCGTACACCGCATGATTCCGTCCGACTTCTCGGTCAACCTCTTCGGGTACGGCTACGGCATCAACGTGCTGTCCGACCTGCGCCGAGTGTTCGCGGACGCGTTCGCGACCTCGACGGTCGCGCGCACATCGGTGGCGATCGGCGCGTTCCCGGAGTATTTTCTCGGCCCGGTCCACGAGGTGCTCGACCCGGCCGCGGGCACGTTCTCGGTGTGGGGTGACGGCATGCGCCCGATCGACATCACCACGATTCCGGACACGGCCGCGTTCACGGCCGCGATCGCGCTCGACCCGAAGACCGCGGGCCGCGAGGTGCACGTGGTCGGCCAGCAGCTTTCCATGCTGGAGCTACGGAACGAGATCGATGCGGCGTCCGGGCGGCGGTGGGAGCTGGTGCGCAGGGGTTCGCTCGACGAGCTGCGCGCGGAAATCGCGCGTCGGCAGTTCACGGCATCCAGCGTGGTCGAGTACGTAGCGCTGCAGTACCAGGTTGCGATGTTCGACGGAACGGCCTCGTTGCGGGATGTGCGCAACACGGACTACCCGGACGTGATACCGACCTCGGTGGCTGCGTATCTGGCGGGCCGGGGCGCGGCGCACTTCGCGGTGTCCCAGGCGGCTCAGCACCGAGGCGAGTGGCCGACCGCCGTCTGA